A window from Salvia miltiorrhiza cultivar Shanhuang (shh) chromosome 2, IMPLAD_Smil_shh, whole genome shotgun sequence encodes these proteins:
- the LOC131012435 gene encoding uncharacterized protein LOC131012435 has translation MLSSLLIFSSLSQFFQKNKKILTGYVAVVVVTGVQHPKMMQSQQRHLLRLSSANFLFPSPPPPFTHHLYFPGRPTNPYPLCSAHNAWVAQLISSQPPPELPIQLPPSVSSLLSASNDSSFQTAASFLITGAFTLFLFRTLRRGAKRAKERRLRSSALETSALKVKGKKRKRPPSADETLLGALIAAAFGILLYKFTTSVEYTLNNQPLSPNYSVRQITITIRTIINGMCYLATFVFGFNSLGLFLYSGQLAMNSFVRVSEDNAHLNSKVESTEDQSSDNTLQK, from the exons ATGTTGTCTTCTCTTTTGATATTTTCAAGCTTGTCTCAattctttcaaaaaaataaaaaaatcttgaCTGGATATGTTGCAGTAGTAGTGGTGACTGGTGTGCAACACCCAAAAATGATGCAATCTCAACAACGGCATCTCCTCCGCCTCTCCTCCGCCAACTTTCTCTTTCCCTCACCTCCACCACCGTTTACCCACCACCTCTATTTTCCCGGCAGACCTACCAACCCTTATCCTCTCTGCTCTGCCCACAACGCATGGGTTGCCCAACTCATCTCCTCCCAGCCACCGCCGGAGCTCCCCATCCAACTCCCTCCCTCcgtttcttctcttctctcCGCCTCCAATGACTCGTCTTTCCAAACCGCCGCCAGTTTTCTCATCACCGGAGCTttcactctctttctcttccGCACTCTCCGCCGCGGCGCCAAGCGCGCCAAAGAAAGA AGATTGAGATCGTCAGCGTTAGAGACATCGGCACTGAAAGTGAAAGGCAAGAAGAGGAAGCGGCCGCCATCGGCAGATGAGACGCTTCTTGGCGCCTTAATAGCCGCTGCATTTGGAATATTACTTTACAAATTCACCACCTCCGTTGAGTACACTCTCAACAACCAACCCCTCTCCCCCAATTACTCG GTGCGGCAGATCACCATTACCATTAG GACAATAATAAACGGAATGTGCTACCTGGCTACGTTTGTTTTCGGGTTCAACTCTCTGGGGTTGTTCCTCTACTCAGGCCAGCTGGCCATGAACTCATTCGTTCGTGTGAGTGAGGACAATGCACATTTGAACTCCAAGGTGGAGTCGACTGAGGATCAAAGTTCAGACAACACACTACAAAAGTGA
- the LOC131012434 gene encoding uncharacterized protein LOC131012434 produces MDENEAAGELLEDCWFFGNLLQTKSNSRMLRSFSDPCSSSNFPAKSYEEAYETINKGKTKSHRKTASSKKSSGGSLVRAPSLPTTLETDDFHDDEEVEFSMGKLIRQASLNYSDTRPPRQIASKNLTASPSLTRQRSRLKPEAAEESLEIEELQGRFKDLGLIDVEKKDLIVQERRRMEEYEERRAPPPVPRWGGKRAPEDMKAQIKFWARAVASNVRQEC; encoded by the exons ATGGATGAAAATGAGGCCGCCGGCGAACTGCTGGAGGATTGCTGGTTCTTCGGCAACCTTCTTCAGACCAAATCCAATTCGAGAATGCTGAGAAGCTTCTCCGATCCCTGCTCCTCCTCCAATTTCCCGGCTAAATCGTACGAGGAGGCGTACGAGACCATCAACAAAGGAAAAACCAAGTCCCATAGAAAAACGGCGTCGTCCAAGAAGAGCAGCGGCGGCAGCTTAGTCCGTGCCCCCTCACTGCCCACAACCTTGGAGACTGATGATTTTCATGATGATGAAGAAGTGGAATTCTCCATGGGCAAATTGATCAGACAAGCTTCTCTCAACTACTCCGATACTCGCCCTCCAAGGCAAATTGCTTCTAAG AATTTGACGGCGAGCCCGAGCCTAACGCGGCAGAGATCGAGGTTGAAACcggaggcggcggaggagagTTTGGAGATTGAAGAGTTGCAAGGTCGATTTAAGGATTTGGGATTGATCGATGTGGAGAAGAAAGATTTGATCGTGCAGGAGAGGAGGAGAATGGAGGAATACGAAGAGCGGAGGGCTCCGCCGCCGGTGCCGCGGTGGGGCGGGAAGAGAGCGCCGGAGGATATGAAGGCGCAGATCAAGTTCTGGGCCCGGGCGGTGGCGTCTAACGTGCGCCAGGAGTGTTGA
- the LOC131008314 gene encoding uncharacterized protein LOC131008314 yields MVEWFDDTSSSSSDKVAQEIMDIVENKKVVAQYFSQSKLTRRVISNRSYVYRDHEAAHLRLMQDYFNDIPTYAPTFFWRHFRMHKQLFLCIVDAVQGVNATGVSADIFDKYLKIVDTTGRLCLKKFCKAVIREYGAEYLRHPTFRCTRRDMDFP; encoded by the exons ATGGTCGAATGGTTCGATGATACTTCGTCGTCTTCATCCGACAAGGTTGCGCAAGAAATCATGGATATTGTCGAGAATAAAAAAGTGGTTGCTCAATATTTCTCCCAATCGAAGCTGACACGACGTGTTATTAGTAACAGGTCGTACGTTTATCGTGATCATGAGGCGGCCcatctacgtcttatgcaagactacttcaacgacatTCCGACGTACGCGCCAACATTTTTCTGGCGGCATTTTCGGATGCACAAGCAGCTATTCTTGTGCATCGTCGATGCTGTGCAAGGTGTTAATG CCACTGGCGTTAGTGCGGATATTTTCGACAAGTATCTCAAAATTGTTGACACGACGGGGCGTCTATGCCTAAAGAAATTCTGCAAAGCTGTCATCCGGGAATACGGTGCCGAGTATCTTCGACATCCTACCTtcagatgcacgaggcgcgacatGGATTTCCCGTga
- the LOC131008313 gene encoding uncharacterized protein LOC131008313, with translation MGEWIEGTWEWKLEWDRNLRERELEQIRTLRSCVSKIRLNAGTLDAWRWKAASSGVFSVKTAYETLFKNRRMSNLWGVQKEIAMIWKAKVPAKVIATVWKVLKGRIATVDNLRRRQVVTHSATDFCVLCQVKEETIEHLFFLCQKTDEIWKEILSWTGNQAAFHSKTKAHFNAFVNLGSNKDVDFFLAVWMCVIWSIWKTRNNCIFNQGSWNKDRMMAEIKARLWAWRSYSNQTMQEQEFRGWFSAVRGLCF, from the coding sequence ATGGGGGAATGGATTGAAGGAACTTGGGAGTGGAAACTCGAGTGGGATAGgaacttgagggagagagaactGGAGCAAATTCGAACCTTAAGGTCTTGTGTCAGTAAAATTCGACTAAATGCAGGTACTTTGGATGCTTGGAGATGGAAGGCAGCCAGTAGCGGTGTTTTCTCTGTCAAGACAGCATATGAGACTCTCTTTAAAAATAGGAGAATGTCGAATTTGTGGGGAGTTCAAAAGGAGATAGCCATGATCTGGAAAGCCAAAGTTCCAGCCAAGGTTATCGCCACAGTTTGGAAGGTCCTTAAAGGAAGAATCGCAACGGTTGACAACCTTCGGAGGAGACAAGTGGTGACACATTCGGCGACTGATTTTTGCGTCCTTTGTCAGGTGAAAGAAGAAACCATTGAGCATCTCTTCTTTCTTTGCCAAAAAACTGATGAAATTTGGAAAGAAATCCTGAGTTGGACTGGGAACCAAGCAGCCTTTCATTCCAAAACAAAAGCACATTTCAATGCTTTCGTGAATTTGGGGAGTAATAAGGATGTGGACTTCTTCCTTGCTGTTTGGATGTGTGTGATTTGGAGCATTTGGAAGACTCGAAACAATTGTATCTTCAATCAAGGAAGTTGGAACAAAGATAGAATGATGGCAGAGATTAAGGCGAGATTGTGGGCTTGGCGTTCGTATTCGAACCAAACAATGCAGGAACAAGAGTTTCGAGGTTGGTTCTCGGCTGTTAGAGGTTTGTGCTTTTAA
- the LOC131012436 gene encoding uncharacterized protein LOC131012436 isoform X1, translated as MNAPFNKGMSHKNRRFTTPRLSKKLHEHGKKYAGNNKLTTPSISQGRTEQEPEATFNYSMNRDNTSHSLIVHYKDCEFHENGFNEDSSFLDILSICKKFIDIYSVGIKISDGDARPLKSDRDVLAMLIRHEDVPCINVHIYEDPTVAPLSFKLPQDNPMLGSQVSSNLRVTNVKIVGDLKANKKVKVTGTIVGGIEDESMVDLFITISKSFDAQKDLELIGHSRNNKEFQLPSKAVGHYVVAKYSPMNEDGKYGEPVFVVSDRTVENPSPQKEKKVRGGNKNRKVASLRSGEKLEVIFFNNRPVNKNHEAWSRHLGKIVRDSNICPVRVQSWKEIGNAEKQHMWEAVKECFSNPNIELYREHTLEHMSVLWGAWRSKLYADHVKPYKNKINALKKVPRGMNDKDWEWLVTNKFLTKEFQDISERNSKNRSKSDLFMPHLTGSRPHRDIIYDKGGKNSEMPDLGVIFFETRSKNGKFKGTKEKDKYDEIVETIQSNPSLSNLELAEKCFGPQQHGIVYGYGGGVKRKTFHDWKSSYTKELEEKLSAKDEENRLLRKRVDRLEERFDQWERSGLPSE; from the exons ATGAATGCACCATTTAACAAAGGAATGAGCCACAAAAATAGAAGATTTACAACACCTCGTTTGTCAAAGAAATTGCATGAACATGGAAAAAAATATGCTG GAAATAACAAGTTAACAACTCCATCAATTTCTCAAGGCAGAACAGAGCAAGAACCTGAGGCCACATTCAATTATTCAATGAACA GAGACAACACATCACACTCTCTGATTGTGCATTATAAAGATTGTGAATTCCATGAAAATGGTTTCAATGAAGATAGTTCATTCTTGGATATCTTGAGCATCTGTAAGAAGTTCATTGATATATATTCTGTTGGTATCAAAATCAGTGATGGAGATGCTAGACCCTTAAAGAGTGATAGAGATGTTTTGGCTATGCTGATACGACATGAGGATGTTCCTTGCATCAATGTTCATATATATGAGGATCCTACTGTTGCGCCATTAAGTTTCAAGCTGCCACAAGACAATCCAATGCTTG GTTCGCAAGTCTCGTCAAATCTTAGAGTAACAAATGTTAAAATAGTGGGTGATCTCAAGGCAAATAAAAAGGTCAAGGTAACTGGGACTATTGTTGGAGGGATTGAAGATGAAAGCATGGTGGACTTGTTCATTACCATTTCTAAAAGCTTTGATGCACAGAAAGATCTTGAGCTTATTGGTCATTCTAGGAACAATAAG GAGTTTCAATTGCCCTCAAAAGCAGTTGGTCATTATGTGGTCGCGAAATATTCTCCTATGAATGAAGATGGCAAATATGGTGAACCAGTGTTTGTTGTGTCAGACAGAACTGTTGAGA atCCATCCcctcaaaaggaaaaaaaagttaGAGGAGGGAACAAGAATAGAAAAGTTGCATCTTTGAGAAGTGGTGAAAAGCTAGAAGTTATATTCTTTAATAATCGTCCAGTCAATAAAAATCATGAGGCTTGGTCAAGACATCTTGGGAAAATTGTGCGTGACAGCAACATTTGCCCCGTGAGAGTGCAATCATGGAAGGAGATCGGAAATGCAGAAAAACAACATATGTGGGAGGCTGTTAag GAATGTTTCTCAAATCCAAATATTGAGTTATATCGTGAGCATACGTTGGAGCATATGAGTGTTTTGTGGGGAGCTTGGAGATCAAAGTTGTATGCAGATCACGTGAAACCTTACAAAAACAAGATCAATGCTTTAAAAAAGGTTCCACGTGGGATGAATGATAAAGATTGGGAATGGCTCGTAACTAACAAGTTTCTAACTAAAGAGTTTCAG GATATCAGTGAGCGAAATTCTAAGAATCGATCAAAATCTGATTTGTTTATGCCTCATCTTACTGGGAGCAGACCACATAGAGATATCATTTATGACAAG GGAGGTAAAAATTCTGAAATGCCTGATTTGGGAGTAATTTTCTTCGAGACTCGGAGCAAAAATGGAAAATTTAAGGGGACAAAGGAGAAGGACAAATAT GATGAAATTGTTGAAACAATTCAATCTAATCCATCTCTCAGTAACCTTGAACTTGCTGAAAAATGTTTCGGGCCACAACAGCATGGAATTGTTTATGGTTATGGAGGTGGTGTGAAACGGAAAACATTTCACGACTGGAAATCTTCTTACACCAAGGAACTCGAGGAAAAACTTTCTGcaaaagatgaagaaaatcGTCTGCTTAGGAAACGAGTGGATAGACTTGAAGAAAGGTTCGATCAATGGGAGAGAAGTGGTTTACCATCAGAATAA
- the LOC131012436 gene encoding uncharacterized protein LOC131012436 isoform X2: protein MNAPFNKGMSHKNRRFTTPRLSKKLHEHGKKYAGNNKLTTPSISQGRTEQEPEATFNYSMNNNTSHSLIVHYKDCEFHENGFNEDSSFLDILSICKKFIDIYSVGIKISDGDARPLKSDRDVLAMLIRHEDVPCINVHIYEDPTVAPLSFKLPQDNPMLGSQVSSNLRVTNVKIVGDLKANKKVKVTGTIVGGIEDESMVDLFITISKSFDAQKDLELIGHSRNNKEFQLPSKAVGHYVVAKYSPMNEDGKYGEPVFVVSDRTVENPSPQKEKKVRGGNKNRKVASLRSGEKLEVIFFNNRPVNKNHEAWSRHLGKIVRDSNICPVRVQSWKEIGNAEKQHMWEAVKECFSNPNIELYREHTLEHMSVLWGAWRSKLYADHVKPYKNKINALKKVPRGMNDKDWEWLVTNKFLTKEFQDISERNSKNRSKSDLFMPHLTGSRPHRDIIYDKGGKNSEMPDLGVIFFETRSKNGKFKGTKEKDKYDEIVETIQSNPSLSNLELAEKCFGPQQHGIVYGYGGGVKRKTFHDWKSSYTKELEEKLSAKDEENRLLRKRVDRLEERFDQWERSGLPSE from the exons ATGAATGCACCATTTAACAAAGGAATGAGCCACAAAAATAGAAGATTTACAACACCTCGTTTGTCAAAGAAATTGCATGAACATGGAAAAAAATATGCTG GAAATAACAAGTTAACAACTCCATCAATTTCTCAAGGCAGAACAGAGCAAGAACCTGAGGCCACATTCAATTATTCAATGAACA ACAACACATCACACTCTCTGATTGTGCATTATAAAGATTGTGAATTCCATGAAAATGGTTTCAATGAAGATAGTTCATTCTTGGATATCTTGAGCATCTGTAAGAAGTTCATTGATATATATTCTGTTGGTATCAAAATCAGTGATGGAGATGCTAGACCCTTAAAGAGTGATAGAGATGTTTTGGCTATGCTGATACGACATGAGGATGTTCCTTGCATCAATGTTCATATATATGAGGATCCTACTGTTGCGCCATTAAGTTTCAAGCTGCCACAAGACAATCCAATGCTTG GTTCGCAAGTCTCGTCAAATCTTAGAGTAACAAATGTTAAAATAGTGGGTGATCTCAAGGCAAATAAAAAGGTCAAGGTAACTGGGACTATTGTTGGAGGGATTGAAGATGAAAGCATGGTGGACTTGTTCATTACCATTTCTAAAAGCTTTGATGCACAGAAAGATCTTGAGCTTATTGGTCATTCTAGGAACAATAAG GAGTTTCAATTGCCCTCAAAAGCAGTTGGTCATTATGTGGTCGCGAAATATTCTCCTATGAATGAAGATGGCAAATATGGTGAACCAGTGTTTGTTGTGTCAGACAGAACTGTTGAGA atCCATCCcctcaaaaggaaaaaaaagttaGAGGAGGGAACAAGAATAGAAAAGTTGCATCTTTGAGAAGTGGTGAAAAGCTAGAAGTTATATTCTTTAATAATCGTCCAGTCAATAAAAATCATGAGGCTTGGTCAAGACATCTTGGGAAAATTGTGCGTGACAGCAACATTTGCCCCGTGAGAGTGCAATCATGGAAGGAGATCGGAAATGCAGAAAAACAACATATGTGGGAGGCTGTTAag GAATGTTTCTCAAATCCAAATATTGAGTTATATCGTGAGCATACGTTGGAGCATATGAGTGTTTTGTGGGGAGCTTGGAGATCAAAGTTGTATGCAGATCACGTGAAACCTTACAAAAACAAGATCAATGCTTTAAAAAAGGTTCCACGTGGGATGAATGATAAAGATTGGGAATGGCTCGTAACTAACAAGTTTCTAACTAAAGAGTTTCAG GATATCAGTGAGCGAAATTCTAAGAATCGATCAAAATCTGATTTGTTTATGCCTCATCTTACTGGGAGCAGACCACATAGAGATATCATTTATGACAAG GGAGGTAAAAATTCTGAAATGCCTGATTTGGGAGTAATTTTCTTCGAGACTCGGAGCAAAAATGGAAAATTTAAGGGGACAAAGGAGAAGGACAAATAT GATGAAATTGTTGAAACAATTCAATCTAATCCATCTCTCAGTAACCTTGAACTTGCTGAAAAATGTTTCGGGCCACAACAGCATGGAATTGTTTATGGTTATGGAGGTGGTGTGAAACGGAAAACATTTCACGACTGGAAATCTTCTTACACCAAGGAACTCGAGGAAAAACTTTCTGcaaaagatgaagaaaatcGTCTGCTTAGGAAACGAGTGGATAGACTTGAAGAAAGGTTCGATCAATGGGAGAGAAGTGGTTTACCATCAGAATAA